One Stigmatopora argus isolate UIUO_Sarg chromosome 12, RoL_Sarg_1.0, whole genome shotgun sequence genomic window carries:
- the gorasp1a gene encoding Golgi reassembly-stacking protein 1a isoform X2, whose protein sequence is MEVYSTKTMMIRELEVTPSNMWGGQGLLGASVRFCSFQGANENVWHVLDVEASSPAAFAGLHPHTDYIVGADQVLQDSEDFFSLIEAQEGKPVKLLVYSTITDDCREVVVTPNGAWGGEGSLGCGIGYGYLHRIPAQPDVLTVKKTFPSSPEERPSSELPNHGFTEASLMAPSNQSEDVLGVRQVISEDASLPFPMQSVFDAGSSNSEVTNMSPLPADLLDKLDLSMSSLDMNNTSLAMNYDKDEIPGVENLDGRELDSSNQTDTQELNSLVSTELGPVVISDPSDSGVLAEEPSYLSSTHKPDSLCESSHSPRPPPLGTLSPQIDPLELYSEQPPCPPATDVLPFDCQVDELPTLETEEKCKDEAHDQHCEHGDTAAQA, encoded by the exons ATGGAAGTGTACAGCACCAAGACCATGATGATCCGCGAACTGGAGGTGACACCCAGTAATATGTGGGGTGGACAAGGCCTGTTGGGGGCCAGTGTTCGCTTTTGCAGCTTCCAAGGAGCCAATGAAAATGTTTGGCATGTCCTG gATGTGGAAGCCAGCTCACCTGCTGCATTTGCAGGTCTCCATCCACACACTGACTACATTGTTGGAGCAGATCAGGTGTTGCAAGAT TCAGAAGACTTCTTCTCGCTAATTGAGGCTCAAGAGGGGAAGCCTGTGAAGCTTCTGGTGTACAGCACAATCACAGATGACTGCAGAGAAGTGGTGGTCACACCGAATGGCGCATGGGGAGGCGAGGGCAG TTTAGGTTGTGGTATTGGTTACGGCTACCTGCATAGAATCCCGGCACAACCTGATGTattgactgtaaaaaaaacctttccctCTTCTCCTGAGGAGAGGCCATCTTCAGAACTGCCTAACCACGGCTTCACGGAG GCATCACTGATGGCACCTTCAAACCAAAGTGAAGATGTATTAGGAGTGAGACAGGTCATCTCAGAGGATGCTTCTCTACCTTTCCCCATGCAGAGTGTCTTTGATGCTG GCTCCTCGAATTCTGAAGTGACCAACATGAGCCCTCTTCCCGCTGATTTGTTGGATAAGCTGGATCTGTCCATGTCGTCTCTTGACATGAACAACACCTCCCTTGCGATGAACTATGATAAAGATGAGATCCCTGGTGTTG AAAACCTGGATGGAAGAGAACTAGATTCTTCCAATCAAACAGACACTCAAGAGTTGAATTCCCTAGTCTCCACAGAATTAGGTCCTGTTGTAATCAGTGATCCATCTGATTCTGGTGTTTTAGCAGAAGAGCCTTCTTACCTCAGTTCCACTCACAAGCCAGACTCACTGTGCGAGTCAAGCCATAGTCCAAGGCCACCACCACTAGGCACGTTGTCTCCCCAGATAGACCCACTGGAGCTGTACAGTGAACAACCTCCTTGTCCACCAGCTACTGATGTTCTCCCATTTGATTGCCAAGTGGATGAATTACCTACTCTggaaactgaagaaaaatgcaaagatgagGCTCATGATCAACACTGTGAGCATGGAGACACTGCGGCTCAAGCATAA
- the gorasp1a gene encoding Golgi reassembly-stacking protein 1a isoform X1, which yields MGLTQSADTSDGTTYGYHVHGVQPNSPAEKCGLQPFFDFILSLDHKRLNVENDQLKEVLKANVEKAVSMEVYSTKTMMIRELEVTPSNMWGGQGLLGASVRFCSFQGANENVWHVLDVEASSPAAFAGLHPHTDYIVGADQVLQDSEDFFSLIEAQEGKPVKLLVYSTITDDCREVVVTPNGAWGGEGSLGCGIGYGYLHRIPAQPDVLTVKKTFPSSPEERPSSELPNHGFTEASLMAPSNQSEDVLGVRQVISEDASLPFPMQSVFDAGSSNSEVTNMSPLPADLLDKLDLSMSSLDMNNTSLAMNYDKDEIPGVENLDGRELDSSNQTDTQELNSLVSTELGPVVISDPSDSGVLAEEPSYLSSTHKPDSLCESSHSPRPPPLGTLSPQIDPLELYSEQPPCPPATDVLPFDCQVDELPTLETEEKCKDEAHDQHCEHGDTAAQA from the exons ATGGGGTTGACACAGAGTGCGGATACATCTGACGGAACAACGTATGGATATCACGTCCACGGT GTGCAGCCTAATTCTCCTGCAGAAAAATGTGGACTGCAACCGTTTTTCGACTTCATTTTGTCTCTGGACCACAAAAGACTG AATGTAGAAAACGACCAGCTGAAGGAGGTACTGAAAGCCAATGTGGAGAAAGCAGTGAGCATGGAAGTGTACAGCACCAAGACCATGATGATCCGCGAACTGGAGGTGACACCCAGTAATATGTGGGGTGGACAAGGCCTGTTGGGGGCCAGTGTTCGCTTTTGCAGCTTCCAAGGAGCCAATGAAAATGTTTGGCATGTCCTG gATGTGGAAGCCAGCTCACCTGCTGCATTTGCAGGTCTCCATCCACACACTGACTACATTGTTGGAGCAGATCAGGTGTTGCAAGAT TCAGAAGACTTCTTCTCGCTAATTGAGGCTCAAGAGGGGAAGCCTGTGAAGCTTCTGGTGTACAGCACAATCACAGATGACTGCAGAGAAGTGGTGGTCACACCGAATGGCGCATGGGGAGGCGAGGGCAG TTTAGGTTGTGGTATTGGTTACGGCTACCTGCATAGAATCCCGGCACAACCTGATGTattgactgtaaaaaaaacctttccctCTTCTCCTGAGGAGAGGCCATCTTCAGAACTGCCTAACCACGGCTTCACGGAG GCATCACTGATGGCACCTTCAAACCAAAGTGAAGATGTATTAGGAGTGAGACAGGTCATCTCAGAGGATGCTTCTCTACCTTTCCCCATGCAGAGTGTCTTTGATGCTG GCTCCTCGAATTCTGAAGTGACCAACATGAGCCCTCTTCCCGCTGATTTGTTGGATAAGCTGGATCTGTCCATGTCGTCTCTTGACATGAACAACACCTCCCTTGCGATGAACTATGATAAAGATGAGATCCCTGGTGTTG AAAACCTGGATGGAAGAGAACTAGATTCTTCCAATCAAACAGACACTCAAGAGTTGAATTCCCTAGTCTCCACAGAATTAGGTCCTGTTGTAATCAGTGATCCATCTGATTCTGGTGTTTTAGCAGAAGAGCCTTCTTACCTCAGTTCCACTCACAAGCCAGACTCACTGTGCGAGTCAAGCCATAGTCCAAGGCCACCACCACTAGGCACGTTGTCTCCCCAGATAGACCCACTGGAGCTGTACAGTGAACAACCTCCTTGTCCACCAGCTACTGATGTTCTCCCATTTGATTGCCAAGTGGATGAATTACCTACTCTggaaactgaagaaaaatgcaaagatgagGCTCATGATCAACACTGTGAGCATGGAGACACTGCGGCTCAAGCATAA